The following coding sequences lie in one Arachis ipaensis cultivar K30076 chromosome B05, Araip1.1, whole genome shotgun sequence genomic window:
- the LOC107644110 gene encoding putative pentatricopeptide repeat-containing protein At1g12700, mitochondrial, translating into MLSSSTSRITFIFRYSLLQIPNFVSFPSSSSLHSHSEPPSTRQVDEAVDSFTRMLSMRRTPPIIQFNQILGSLSKTKHFHAAVSLFQQLQARGIAPSIVTLNILINCCCGMGRMTLAFSVLAKIFRMDYQPDTVTLNTLVKGLCLCGNVEKAMHFHDRVLAHGFHFNEVTYGTLINGLCKTGHTSAAIQVLRRIPRHGIVPNVFMYNSIIDSLCKDTLVSQAFHLFSEMLAKGISPDVITYSSLIFGLCLEGQYKEAIDLLSDMVLRNITPNVRTYSILIDGLCKEGKIKDAKSVLAVMAKHGVKPDVVTYTSLMDGYCLVNQVNKAKYIFNTMAQIRVSPNVQSYSIMINGFCKSKMVDEALNLFEKMRRKNLVPDTVTYSTLIDGLSKSKRISCALELLVKMHERGPPADVVTYNSLLDGMFNIKQVDEALMLFKQMKESGIDPDIFTYNVLIDGLCKGGRLIVAKEIFQDLSVKGYPPNVRTYTIMINGLCREGLFEEALALLSEMEHNSCLPNAVTFETVIRALFEKDENDMAEKLLREMVARGLLN; encoded by the coding sequence ATGTTGTCATCCTCAACCTCAAGGATCACTTTCATTTTTAGGTATTCTCTTCTCCAAATCCCTAATTTTGTTTCTTTCCCTTCCTCTTCATCCCTTCACTCTCATTCTGAGCCCCCATCCACTCGCCAAGTTGATGAAGCTGTTGATTCCTTCACTCGCATGCTCTCTATGCGTCGTACTCCTCCCATCATCCAATTTAACCAGATTTTGGGTTCCCTTTCCAAGACGAAGCATTTCCACGCCGCCGTCTCCCTTTTTCAGCAATTGCAAGCCAGGGGAATTGCGCCCAGCATAGTCACTTTGAATATCTTAATCAATTGTTGCTGCGGCATGGGTCGTATGACGCTTGCTTTCTCTGTGTTGGCCAAGATTTTCAGAATGGATTATCAACCTGATACGGTAACATTGAATACACTCGTTAAAGGTCTCTGTCTCTGTGGTAATGTTGAAAAAGCAATGCACTTTCATGACAGAGTGCTGGCTCATGGatttcactttaatgaagtcactTATGGGACCTTAATTAATGGGCTCTGTAAGACGGGGCACACATCAGCTGCTATTCAAGTGCTGAGAAGGATCCCACGGCATGGGATTGTTCCTAATGTCTTCATGTACAACTCAATTATTGATAGCCTCTGCAAGGATACACTTGTAAGTCAGGCTTTTCATTTATTCTCTGAAATGCTTGCTAAGGGAATTTCTCCCGATGTTATCACATACAGTTCTCTCATTTTTGGATTGTGTCTTGAGGGTCAATATAAGGAAGCCATTGATTTGTTAAGTGATATGGTGCTTAGAAACATTACTCCAAATGTTCGTACCTATAGTATTTTGATCGATGGGCTATGCAAGGAAGGAAAGATCAAAGATGCTAAGAGTGTATTGGCTGTAATGGCAAAACATGGTGTGAAACCAGATGTAGTTACTTATACCAGCTTAATGGATGGATATTGTTTGGTTAATCAGGTAAATAAGGCAAAATATATATTCAACACAATGGCCCAAATTAGAGTGTCACCCAATGTTCAAAGTTACAGTATCATGATTAATGGCTTCTGCAAAAGTAAAATGGTCGATGAAGCCTTGAATCTCTTTGAAAAAATGCGTCGCAAGAACTTGGTTCCAGACACGGTAACTTACAGCACTCTTATTGATGGCttgagcaaatcaaagagaatctCTTGTGCTTTGGAGCTTCTTGTCAAGATGCACGAAAGAGGTCCACCTGCTGATGTAGTCACTTACAATTCCTTGTTGGATGGGAtgttcaatatcaaacaagttgaCGAGGCACTTATGTTATTCAAGCAAATGAAAGAGAGTGGCATTGATCCAGATATATTCACGTATAATGTACTTATTGATGGCCTATGCAAAGGTGGAAGACTTATTGTTGCAAAAGAGATTTTTCAAGATCTTTCCGTGAAAGGCTATCCTCCAAATGTGAGGACATACACTATTATGATCAATGGGCTCTGCAGAGAGGGCTTGTTTGAAGAAGCATTGGCCCTGCTGTCGGAAATGGAACACAATAGTTGCTTACCAAATGCTGTGACTTTTGAAACTGTTATTCGTGCTttgtttgaaaaagatgagaatgaCATGGCGGAGAAACTTCTTCGGGAAATGGTTGCTAGAGGCTTATTGAATTGA